A window of the Gossypium hirsutum isolate 1008001.06 chromosome A03, Gossypium_hirsutum_v2.1, whole genome shotgun sequence genome harbors these coding sequences:
- the LOC107887810 gene encoding uncharacterized protein, which translates to MGSWFMEFMRTDPVAQKPLPPIVLLIVPTPLQTTEFSLRTPTYKTRKYSAEEFRGRSDDDLAKAEYRFKNIQRVFYELACSPNDYPRCVVLLLKDEAYSWWTTLIAVVLRDKVTLDFFQSKFKKKYVSKRYLDRKKKEFLELNQGNKSVVEYLREFVHLSKYAHEIVLNEEELCIHFEDGLNDEINMMIRGTEI; encoded by the coding sequence ATGGGTTCGTGGTTCATGGAATTTATGCGAACTGATCCTGTGGCTCAAAAACCTCTACCCCCTATTGTCCTTCTTATAGTACCTACACCTCTTCAAACAACCGAATTTAGTCTACGAACTCCGACTTATAAAACCCGAAAGTACAGTgctgaagaatttagaggtaGATCAGATGATGATCTTGCTAAAGCTGAATATAGGTTCAAAAATATCCAGCGAGTCTTTTATGAACTAGCTTGTTCTCCTAATGATTATCCGAGGTGTGTTGTGTTGTTGCTTAAAGATGAAGCGTATAGTTGGTGGACCACGTTGATAGCTGTAGTATTGAGAGACAAAGTTACTTTGGATTTCTTCCAGtcaaagtttaaaaagaaatatgttagcaAACGATACCTAGATCGgaaaaagaaggaatttcttgaattaaatCAAGGAAATAAATCAGTAGTTGAATACCTGAGAGAGTTTGTACATCTCAGCAAGTATGCTCATGAAATTGTGTTGaacgaggaagaattgtgcatccattttgaagatgggttgaacgaTGAAATTAATATGATGATCAGAGGGACTGAGATATGA